CGCCGGCCAAAATCAAAACCATCAGCAAGATTCTGGGCAGCGATTATGTCATCACCTCGTCTTACGGCCATATCCGTGACCTGCCCAAGAGCAAGCTCGGCATAGATATCGAGGACAATTTCAAGCCCGGCTATATCATCATGCGCAAGCAGATAAAGAATGTCAACGCGCTGAAAAAGATGGCGGCCGCGTCCAATGGCGTGTATCTGGCCACTGATCCGGACCGGGAAGGCGAGGCCATTGCCTGGCACCTGTCCGAGATTCTGGGCATGCCGCCAGATAAGTTCTGGCGGGTGAGTTTTGACGAGATTACCGCGCCGGCCGTTAAGGAGGCGTTCAGCCATCCCCGTAAGATTTCCATAACCCTGGTCAATGCCCAGCAGACCCGGCGTTTCCTGGACCGGATTATGGGCTATAAATTATCACCGCTCCTCTGGGACAAGATAACCCGGGGCCTGTCAGCCGGCCGGGTCCAGTCCGTGGCGCTTCGGCTGGTGGTGGAACGGGAAAGGGCCATCCGGTCATTCAAGCCCCAGGAGCACTGGAAAATAACGGCTGACCTGTCCCACGCGATGCCGCATGGCTGTCGCGCCCATCAGGGCAAGGACATATTTAACGCGACACTTTACAAACTTAACGACTCCAATGTCGGCAGTCCGATGGACGGCAGCGCCAATATCTGGATTGGCTCGGAAACCGAATCCAAGAAACTGGTCGAGCGCCTCGGGAAAAGCGATTTCAAGGTGCTGGGTATAACCGAACGCGAAAGCAACCAGTATCCGGCGCCGCCGTTTATCACCAGCACGCTCCAGCAGACCGCGTCCATCAAGCTCAATTTCAGCCCGCGCAAGACCATGATGATTGCCCAGCAATTATATGAAGGCGTGGAACTGCCGGAAGGCCCGGCCGGCCTGATTACCTATATGCGCACCGACTCGGTCCGGGTCAGCGAGGTGGCTATCAAGGAATGCCGGAGTTTTATCGCTAAGCACTTCGGAGAGGGGTTGCTTAATCCGGAAGCCCGGCATTACAAGCCCAGCAAACAGTCCCAGCAGGCGCACGAGGCCATCCGGCCGACCTATCCGGCCAAGATGCCGGATGATATCGCCCAATACCTGACCAGAGACCAGTATAAACTCTACACCCTTATCTGGAAACGGTTCACGGCCACCCAGATGAAACCGGCGGCCTGGAAGAGCAAATCAGTGGAGATTGAATCGCAGTTGGCGCCAGCACTGGAACTGGAGGTCTTCTCCAATGACAAGCGGCACAAGCTCATCGCCGAAAAGATACTCGCCTCAGTTGGGTCCGGCCAGAACGGGGCAGTGCTGGAAAAAATCATAACCATATTAAGCCGGAACAAGCAGGACGATGAGACGGCCCGGAAAATCATTGAAGCCCTGGGGCAGAATGTGGAAGACAAGGCATTAACCGCCCGGATAATCGGCATCATGGATGAAACCGTGGACGGTGCTCTGATACTTGAGAAGATGAACGTAGCCAGATGCCTTTGGAGCGCCAATGAACGCCGGCTGGTGGCTCCGGGATTTATGACCCTCTATAATCCCGAGGAGCAGTTATTGCCCGGCTTAAAAGAATCCGGCAAGCTGGACGTAGCGCAAATCATCCCGGCCCAGTCGTTTACCGAACCGCCGCCTTATTACAACGAGGCATCGCTGGTCAAGGTCCTGGAAAAATACGGCATCGGCCGCCCGTCCACCTACGCGCCGATTATTGCCACCATCCAGGACCGGGGCTATGTCATCAAGCGGGCCCGGCAGTTGACGCCGACTGATTTAGGCCTGCTGGTCAACGACAAACTCGTGCCGTTCTTTGAGGATATCATCAATACCCAGTTCACGGCCCGGATAGAAGAGGAACTGGATTTGATTGAGGAAGGCCAGAAGGAATTGGTCCCGACATTAAAGGAATTCTACGCGCCGTTTGCCAAGGACTTGGAAAAGGCCCAGGCCGAGATGACCAGCGAAAAGGGCAAGGAGAGCGGCGGGAAATGCCCACTGTGCAATAGTCCGATTGTCGAACGCTGGTCCCGGTTCGGCAAATTCCTATCCTGTTCGGCATTCCCGGAATGCCGGCATACCGCATCGCTCAAGCCAAAGGCTGAGCCGGAAAAGACCGACCAGGTCTGCGAAAAATGCGGCAAGCCCATGGTCATCCGGTTCAACCGCCGGCGCAGAACCCGGTTCATCGCCTGCTCCGGATATCCGGACTGCAAAAACGCCAAGCCGTTCAAGAAACCCGGTGAAGAGGCAGAAGCGGCCCCGGAGCCGGCCCGGAAACAAAGCCCGTCGGTTGAAGAGACCGAAGCCAACGGCACTTCAGCAGAAGAGACAGCCGCTAACTAACGACCTTACCCCTAAAGACATTCCGATTGACAATTCTTGCCCGGCAAAGGCCAAAATGGTAGGATGGAATAAATGGGTCTTCCGGGAATTCCACTGGTTTCGGAAGGAGTAAATTATGAATAATGAACTTGTGCCGGTTACAAAAATAGCCGTTTTTCGCGGCCGGAAAATACGCAAAACCATCCACAAAAACGAATGGTGGTTTTCTATAGAAGATGTAGTTCGGGTCCTTACAGATTCATTACAACCAGCCGGATATATTAAGGATATGCGGCGCCGGGACCCGGAGATAGCCAAAGGGTGGGGGCAAATTGCCACCCCCCTTTTGATTCAAACAGCCGGCGGTCCGCAAAAGGTGAATTGCGCTAATACCGAAGGCATGTTCCGTATTATCCAGTCCATTCCCTCGCCCAAAGCCGAGCCGTTCAAACGCTGGCTGGCTAAGGTGGGCTACGAGCGGGTCCGGGAGATAGAAGACCCGGAACTCGGCACCAAACGCACCCGGGCATTGTATAAAGCCAAGGGCTACAGCGATGACTGGATAGAAAAACGGATGCGCGGCATTGCCATCCGCGAGGAACTGACCGACGAATGGAAAAAGCACGGAGTTGAAAGGGACAAGGAATACGAGATTCTGACCGCGGAAATCTCCCAAGCGACATTCGGGCTTACCCCGAGCCAGTATAAGAAACTCAAAAAC
This sequence is a window from Planctomycetota bacterium. Protein-coding genes within it:
- the topA gene encoding type I DNA topoisomerase; its protein translation is MKKKTKKKIAKASGAGAKAKPATKIKFKSPVDASGAPEAKSEPVAKVKKAKVVLPATKGKSLVIVESPAKIKTISKILGSDYVITSSYGHIRDLPKSKLGIDIEDNFKPGYIIMRKQIKNVNALKKMAAASNGVYLATDPDREGEAIAWHLSEILGMPPDKFWRVSFDEITAPAVKEAFSHPRKISITLVNAQQTRRFLDRIMGYKLSPLLWDKITRGLSAGRVQSVALRLVVERERAIRSFKPQEHWKITADLSHAMPHGCRAHQGKDIFNATLYKLNDSNVGSPMDGSANIWIGSETESKKLVERLGKSDFKVLGITERESNQYPAPPFITSTLQQTASIKLNFSPRKTMMIAQQLYEGVELPEGPAGLITYMRTDSVRVSEVAIKECRSFIAKHFGEGLLNPEARHYKPSKQSQQAHEAIRPTYPAKMPDDIAQYLTRDQYKLYTLIWKRFTATQMKPAAWKSKSVEIESQLAPALELEVFSNDKRHKLIAEKILASVGSGQNGAVLEKIITILSRNKQDDETARKIIEALGQNVEDKALTARIIGIMDETVDGALILEKMNVARCLWSANERRLVAPGFMTLYNPEEQLLPGLKESGKLDVAQIIPAQSFTEPPPYYNEASLVKVLEKYGIGRPSTYAPIIATIQDRGYVIKRARQLTPTDLGLLVNDKLVPFFEDIINTQFTARIEEELDLIEEGQKELVPTLKEFYAPFAKDLEKAQAEMTSEKGKESGGKCPLCNSPIVERWSRFGKFLSCSAFPECRHTASLKPKAEPEKTDQVCEKCGKPMVIRFNRRRRTRFIACSGYPDCKNAKPFKKPGEEAEAAPEPARKQSPSVEETEANGTSAEETAAN
- a CDS encoding Bro-N domain-containing protein, which produces MNNELVPVTKIAVFRGRKIRKTIHKNEWWFSIEDVVRVLTDSLQPAGYIKDMRRRDPEIAKGWGQIATPLLIQTAGGPQKVNCANTEGMFRIIQSIPSPKAEPFKRWLAKVGYERVREIEDPELGTKRTRALYKAKGYSDDWIEKRMRGIAIREELTDEWKKHGVERDKEYEILTAEISQATFGLTPSQYKKLKNLKRQNLRDHMTDLELIFSMLGEASTTQITKVEHPDGFVENKKVARRGGNVSGIARKKLEQETGGRVVSPQNYLANQQNKRLKDK